One Gemmatimonadota bacterium genomic region harbors:
- a CDS encoding type II toxin-antitoxin system VapC family toxin: MLPRPLTLDQAWRWTRALLESRNLQVLTETERHHSVVVELASRHPGLSGNTVHDLHIAALMLEHGVTEIRTADTDFHQFKFLRVVNPLV, translated from the coding sequence GTGCTACCTCGCCCTCTGACCCTCGACCAGGCGTGGCGGTGGACGCGAGCCCTGCTGGAATCGCGCAACCTGCAGGTCCTGACCGAAACGGAGCGCCATCATTCGGTGGTGGTGGAGCTGGCCAGTCGGCACCCGGGCCTCTCTGGCAACACGGTCCATGACCTGCACATCGCGGCACTCATGCTCGAGCATGGTGTGACAGAGATCCGGACCGCCGACACTGACTTCCACCAGTTCAAGTTCCTTCGGGTCGTCAACCCGCTGGTCTAG
- a CDS encoding enoyl-CoA hydratase/isomerase family protein, producing the protein MFQHGLLAPASTMNHIVTSTAERVLEIEIQRRDKKNAITSDMYAALSDALRSADADDAVHAVYLHGQADLFSSGNDVADFLDPATRARGEGQRFVRTIASTHTPIVAAVGGPAIGVGATMLLHCDLVVAAEGARFQFPFVSLGLCPEAGSSLLLPALAGQRRAAALLLLGDPVDAKQAVDLGIVNEVVPEAALIDRGRTLAARLAAQPRDALFTTKALLRRPSEGALRDHMELELREFGRLLEGEAARATFSAFLSRRGPST; encoded by the coding sequence ATGTTTCAGCACGGACTGCTCGCCCCCGCCTCGACAATGAACCACATCGTCACGTCCACCGCAGAACGCGTCCTCGAGATCGAGATCCAGCGGCGGGACAAGAAGAACGCGATCACTTCCGACATGTACGCCGCACTGAGTGACGCCCTGCGGTCTGCCGATGCCGACGACGCGGTGCATGCGGTCTACCTGCACGGCCAGGCCGACCTCTTCTCCTCGGGCAACGACGTTGCGGACTTCCTGGATCCGGCGACGCGCGCCCGCGGGGAGGGGCAACGATTCGTCAGGACGATCGCGTCGACGCACACGCCGATCGTTGCCGCCGTCGGGGGCCCCGCGATCGGCGTCGGAGCCACCATGCTCCTCCACTGCGATCTCGTCGTCGCCGCGGAGGGGGCGCGTTTCCAGTTTCCGTTCGTTTCCCTGGGACTGTGCCCGGAGGCTGGGTCGTCCCTGCTCCTCCCGGCGCTCGCGGGACAACGTCGCGCGGCTGCGCTCCTTCTCCTGGGCGACCCCGTCGACGCGAAGCAGGCCGTCGATCTGGGAATCGTGAACGAGGTGGTTCCTGAGGCGGCACTGATCGACCGCGGCCGCACCCTGGCGGCGCGCCTCGCGGCCCAACCACGAGATGCCCTGTTCACCACCAAGGCGCTGTTACGCCGTCCGTCGGAGGGCGCGCTCCGGGATCACATGGAACTCGAACTCCGGGAGTTCGGGCGGCTCCTCGAGGGCGAGGCCGCACGCGCGACGTTCAGCGCCTTCCTGTCGCGAAGAGGGCCGAGCACCTAG
- a CDS encoding SDR family oxidoreductase, whose protein sequence is MATLLGKTALVTGAGRGIGQAIARKLASEGANVVVNDLDEAPTRETVALVESLGVRGIAVTGSVAAPDFPERFIGAAVDTFGGIDIIVNNAGFTWDNVIQKMSDEQWDAILDVHLKAPFRILRAASAFIRAAAKREAAAGAPVCRKVVNISSVSGTAGNPGQANYSAAKAGIIGLTRALAKEWGRYQVTVNAVAFGVIGTRLTTAPAHGGATISIEGREIPVGLNASAFEALERIIPLGRAGTVEEAAGAVYLYCLPESNYITGEVVICGGGYTM, encoded by the coding sequence ATGGCCACGCTCCTTGGAAAAACGGCACTCGTCACCGGAGCGGGTCGCGGGATCGGCCAGGCGATAGCGCGCAAGCTGGCGTCCGAGGGCGCCAATGTTGTGGTCAATGACCTGGACGAGGCACCAACGCGCGAGACGGTGGCCCTCGTGGAATCGCTCGGCGTTCGCGGGATTGCCGTGACGGGCAGCGTGGCGGCCCCGGACTTCCCGGAGCGCTTCATCGGCGCCGCGGTCGACACCTTCGGCGGGATCGACATCATTGTGAACAACGCCGGCTTCACGTGGGACAACGTCATCCAGAAGATGTCCGACGAGCAGTGGGATGCGATCCTCGACGTGCACCTCAAGGCACCCTTCCGGATCCTCCGGGCAGCGAGCGCGTTCATTCGCGCCGCGGCCAAGCGTGAGGCGGCTGCGGGGGCGCCGGTGTGTCGCAAGGTCGTCAACATTTCGTCCGTGTCGGGGACCGCCGGCAACCCTGGTCAGGCCAACTACTCCGCGGCCAAGGCGGGCATCATCGGACTGACCCGTGCGCTCGCGAAAGAGTGGGGGCGCTACCAGGTGACGGTGAATGCCGTGGCCTTCGGGGTGATTGGGACGCGCCTTACCACGGCTCCGGCGCATGGAGGGGCGACGATCTCCATCGAGGGCCGCGAGATTCCCGTGGGCTTGAATGCCAGCGCCTTCGAGGCGCTCGAGCGAATCATTCCGCTGGGTCGGGCTGGCACCGTGGAGGAAGCGGCGGGCGCGGTGTACCTCTACTGTCTGCCGGAGTCCAACTACATCACGGGCGAGGTTGTCATCTGCGGAGGGGGCTACACGATGTAG
- a CDS encoding universal stress protein — MITFSMLVCPTDLSDQSQAALAHAAQIARWYGARLSVLHVVDAAPEHRPSLSEAAALPSRALAAADADPLAVVREHVAGTLAGVAFDVTVLSGKAAPRIVEHAEAVGADLIVMSTHGRSGFDRLVHGSVTERVLAHAPCPVLTVPPHATSDPQALFRKVLCPVDFSPSARQAFDIALDLARQANGTLRVLHAIEWYPEGEMIAAGRLDLDGFRESLKDQASTRLAGLLEHVDTSWVDVQGVVAVGRPHRRILEDADAEGADLIVMGAQGTEGLDLAVFGSTTRQVLAQASAPVLVTRGAR, encoded by the coding sequence ATGATCACCTTCTCGATGCTGGTTTGCCCGACGGACCTGAGCGACCAGTCCCAGGCCGCACTCGCGCACGCGGCCCAGATCGCCCGCTGGTACGGCGCGCGTCTCTCGGTGCTGCACGTGGTGGACGCGGCTCCGGAACATCGTCCCTCGCTCTCGGAAGCCGCGGCACTACCGAGTCGTGCCTTGGCCGCGGCAGACGCGGATCCGCTCGCCGTCGTCCGCGAACACGTCGCGGGAACGCTGGCCGGCGTCGCCTTTGACGTGACCGTGCTGTCTGGCAAGGCGGCGCCGCGCATCGTCGAACACGCGGAAGCGGTGGGAGCCGACCTCATCGTCATGAGCACACATGGCCGAAGCGGCTTCGACCGGCTCGTGCATGGGTCGGTCACCGAGCGCGTCCTCGCGCACGCGCCCTGCCCCGTGTTGACGGTCCCGCCGCACGCCACGTCGGATCCACAGGCACTCTTTCGGAAGGTGCTCTGCCCGGTGGACTTCTCGCCATCGGCGCGTCAGGCCTTTGACATCGCCCTCGACCTGGCCCGCCAGGCAAACGGCACGTTGCGGGTGCTGCACGCCATCGAGTGGTACCCCGAGGGCGAGATGATCGCGGCGGGACGCCTCGACCTCGACGGGTTCCGCGAGAGCCTCAAGGACCAGGCGAGTACTCGCCTCGCCGGTCTCTTGGAACACGTGGACACATCATGGGTCGACGTGCAGGGGGTCGTCGCCGTCGGGCGCCCCCACCGGCGTATCCTCGAAGACGCGGACGCCGAGGGGGCGGACCTGATCGTCATGGGCGCCCAGGGGACGGAGGGGCTGGACCTTGCCGTCTTCGGCTCGACCACGCGCCAAGTGCTCGCGCAAGCCAGCGCCCCGGTGCTGGTCACGCGCGGCGCGCGCTAG
- a CDS encoding xanthine dehydrogenase family protein molybdopterin-binding subunit: MTTTFRADRRDFLRVSAIAGGGLLLGTYIESVGALEAFAAPSGTPLAETALSAFIRMTPDGIVTIVAKNPEIGQGVKNMLPMLIADELDVEWKHVRIEQADLDTTKFQGQSAGGSTATPTNWIPMRRVGAAGRAMFIAAAAQTWNVPAGELTTAAGRVHHRASNRSVAYGELLATAATMTPPALDAVPLKDPKDFTIIGKSTKGVDIPKIVTGKPLFGIDVKVPGMLHAVYQKCPVFGGKVASANLDEIKAIPGVKHAFVIEGTNNLAGLVGGVAIVADGWWTAQSARKQLKVTWNEGTTAAQSSVAYQAQAEAFSKGTPQKSWRKDGDPDAALAAAGVKVVKAGYFYPFISHAPLEPQNTTAHWNNGKLEIWSPSQTPAGGRGLIARTLNIPETDITIHLTRMGGGFGRRLYNEPMVEAAAIAKEVGVPVKLLWTREDDMRYDQYRAAGWHYFTAGVDASGKLVAWKNHFVGFGDGERFAPSAGIGATEWPARFVGNYALDSSMIPTGVPTGALRAPGSNGIAFATQCFLDECAEAAGKDPLQFRMDLLASQAVPDPAPAQGQQAPTMLDGARVRGVLDAVREASGWARRSSLPKGTGMGVAFHYSHRGYFAEVVQATVRKDGEVKVDKVWVAGDIGSTIINPSNAENQAQGCVIDGLSEAFGQEITIQNGRTVQSNYNNHPMLRMSEAPPVEVTWVRSNNAPTGLGEPALPPVVPALVSAIHAATGKRVRTLPLSKHDLSWK; this comes from the coding sequence ATGACCACGACCTTCCGTGCCGACCGTCGCGACTTTCTCCGCGTGTCTGCCATTGCCGGCGGCGGCCTGCTGCTGGGTACCTACATCGAGAGTGTTGGCGCGCTTGAGGCGTTTGCCGCACCGTCGGGAACGCCCCTCGCCGAAACCGCGCTGAGTGCGTTCATCCGCATGACCCCCGACGGGATCGTGACGATCGTCGCGAAGAATCCCGAGATCGGCCAAGGGGTGAAGAACATGCTCCCGATGCTGATTGCCGATGAGCTGGATGTGGAGTGGAAGCACGTCCGGATCGAGCAGGCCGACCTGGATACCACGAAGTTCCAGGGGCAGAGCGCGGGCGGCTCCACGGCGACACCGACCAACTGGATCCCGATGCGGCGCGTGGGTGCCGCGGGGCGCGCGATGTTCATCGCGGCGGCGGCGCAGACGTGGAATGTTCCGGCGGGTGAACTCACGACGGCGGCCGGGCGCGTGCATCACCGCGCGAGCAACCGCTCCGTGGCGTACGGCGAGCTCCTGGCCACGGCGGCGACGATGACGCCGCCCGCTCTGGACGCGGTACCACTCAAGGACCCGAAGGACTTCACGATCATCGGGAAGAGCACGAAGGGGGTCGACATCCCCAAGATCGTAACTGGCAAGCCGCTGTTTGGTATCGACGTGAAGGTGCCGGGCATGTTGCACGCGGTCTACCAGAAGTGCCCCGTGTTCGGTGGCAAGGTGGCCAGCGCGAACCTGGACGAGATCAAGGCGATCCCCGGGGTGAAACATGCCTTTGTCATCGAGGGGACGAACAACCTGGCGGGCCTCGTGGGGGGCGTCGCCATCGTGGCCGACGGCTGGTGGACGGCCCAGAGCGCCCGCAAGCAGCTCAAGGTCACGTGGAACGAAGGGACCACGGCCGCGCAGAGCAGCGTCGCGTACCAGGCGCAGGCCGAGGCGTTCAGCAAGGGGACGCCGCAGAAGAGCTGGCGCAAGGATGGGGACCCCGATGCGGCGCTGGCGGCGGCCGGGGTCAAGGTCGTGAAGGCGGGGTACTTCTATCCGTTCATTTCGCATGCGCCCCTCGAGCCGCAAAACACCACGGCACACTGGAACAACGGTAAGCTGGAGATCTGGTCGCCGAGCCAGACGCCGGCCGGCGGACGTGGCCTGATCGCGCGCACGCTCAACATCCCGGAGACGGACATCACCATCCACCTGACACGGATGGGTGGTGGGTTCGGCCGCCGCTTGTACAACGAGCCGATGGTCGAGGCGGCGGCGATCGCGAAGGAAGTTGGGGTGCCGGTGAAGTTGCTCTGGACGCGCGAAGACGACATGCGGTATGACCAGTACCGCGCGGCCGGGTGGCATTACTTCACCGCGGGTGTGGACGCCAGCGGCAAGCTCGTCGCCTGGAAGAACCACTTCGTCGGGTTTGGTGACGGCGAGCGGTTTGCGCCCAGCGCGGGGATCGGTGCCACCGAGTGGCCGGCTCGGTTTGTCGGCAACTATGCGTTGGACAGCTCCATGATCCCCACCGGTGTGCCAACGGGCGCCCTGCGCGCGCCGGGATCCAACGGCATCGCCTTCGCCACGCAGTGTTTCCTCGATGAATGTGCGGAGGCCGCGGGGAAGGACCCGCTCCAGTTCCGGATGGACCTGCTCGCCTCCCAGGCCGTTCCCGACCCGGCACCGGCGCAGGGTCAGCAGGCGCCCACCATGCTCGATGGTGCGCGGGTGCGTGGCGTGCTGGACGCGGTGCGTGAAGCCTCCGGATGGGCCCGGCGTTCCTCACTGCCCAAAGGCACGGGGATGGGGGTCGCGTTCCACTACTCGCATCGCGGCTACTTCGCCGAGGTGGTGCAGGCGACGGTCCGAAAGGACGGCGAGGTGAAGGTCGACAAGGTGTGGGTCGCCGGGGATATCGGCTCCACGATCATCAACCCATCCAACGCGGAAAACCAGGCGCAGGGCTGCGTGATCGACGGACTCTCCGAAGCGTTTGGCCAGGAGATCACGATCCAGAACGGCCGGACCGTGCAGTCGAACTACAACAATCATCCCATGCTGCGCATGAGCGAGGCGCCGCCGGTCGAGGTCACCTGGGTGAGGTCGAACAATGCGCCGACCGGACTCGGCGAGCCCGCGCTACCGCCCGTCGTGCCCGCGCTCGTCAGCGCCATCCATGCCGCGACGGGCAAGCGGGTACGCACCCTGCCGCTTTCGAAGCACGATTTGAGCTGGAAGTAG
- a CDS encoding ABC transporter permease has translation MRDLRYAFRTLLKTPFVTGVAILSLALGIGANAAIYSLYDQILLRPLPVRAPDELVNLSMPGPIQGSDSCNQSGGCDVIFSYPMFRDIEAQQDVLSGVAGHRIFGVSVTIGDVPLTGEGIYVTGSYFSTLGLQATKGRLLTPADNEPGADNMVAVISHGFWTDRLGARENVLGEALQVNGRTYTVVGVAPAGFTGTTLGANGLLYVPMQSRVYLGGYDGLANRRDYWVYVFGRLKPGMTPTAAKAGLDQVIAPILAEVEAPLQQEMSDATMARFKAKRMVVEPGYRGQSSTHGEAQTPLTLLLGITGVVLVIACANIANLLLARGANRATEMGVRLALGAGRRQLVRQLLVEALLLAVLGGIVSLVLAAWTLKGIGAILPPEAQSTIRLRIEWPVLAFTGVLALVTGFLFGLFPALNSTRADLISTIRAGAGQIAGGSVAARFRNSLVVMQIALSMALLTSAGLFLKSLSNVSRVALGVQVDNMATFAVSPLRVGYDTLRAKVLYARMEDELAAQPGVTAVTSSMVPLLSGDSWGNNVRVQGFECLPDVDCNSRWNAIGADYFAKMGVTPKAGRDVLATDVDGGPRVAVVNQAFVDKFNLGPDAVGKFMADGRGDSLTIQIVGVVPNVKYNDVKRAPEAVFYRPWTQSGIVSRMYFYVRTNLPPEQLVGTMPKVMASIDPILPVEDLKTMPQQVRENVFLDRMISTLSAAFALLATLLASVGLYGVLAYSVSQRTREIGVRMALGADRRQVQGLVLRQVGVMTAIGAVLGLAGALALGRGARALLFGLEGHDPWVFAGSLAVLTMVAFAAGWSPARRASRTEPMRALRYD, from the coding sequence ATGCGCGACCTTCGCTACGCCTTCCGTACGTTGCTCAAGACCCCGTTTGTCACCGGGGTGGCCATCCTGTCTCTTGCCCTGGGGATCGGGGCGAACGCTGCGATCTACTCGTTGTACGATCAGATCCTGCTCCGCCCGCTCCCCGTGCGGGCGCCCGACGAACTGGTCAACCTCTCGATGCCCGGGCCGATCCAGGGGTCGGACTCGTGCAACCAGTCGGGGGGGTGCGACGTGATCTTCAGCTATCCGATGTTCCGCGACATCGAGGCGCAGCAGGACGTGCTCAGTGGCGTGGCCGGGCACCGGATCTTTGGCGTGAGCGTCACGATTGGCGACGTGCCACTGACCGGGGAGGGGATCTACGTCACGGGGAGCTACTTCTCCACGTTGGGGCTGCAGGCTACGAAGGGGCGGTTGCTCACGCCGGCCGACAACGAACCCGGGGCGGACAACATGGTCGCGGTCATCTCGCATGGGTTCTGGACCGATCGGCTCGGGGCCCGCGAGAACGTGCTGGGCGAAGCGCTGCAGGTGAATGGTCGCACGTACACCGTCGTTGGGGTAGCCCCGGCAGGATTCACTGGCACGACGCTCGGGGCCAACGGCCTGCTCTACGTCCCGATGCAGTCACGGGTCTACCTCGGTGGGTACGATGGCCTCGCGAATCGACGCGACTATTGGGTGTATGTCTTTGGCCGCCTCAAGCCGGGAATGACGCCGACGGCGGCGAAGGCCGGGCTCGACCAGGTGATTGCGCCCATCCTCGCCGAGGTGGAGGCGCCTCTGCAGCAGGAGATGAGCGACGCCACGATGGCGCGGTTCAAGGCCAAGCGCATGGTCGTCGAGCCGGGGTATCGCGGCCAGAGCTCGACGCATGGGGAGGCGCAGACGCCGTTGACCTTGCTGCTGGGAATCACCGGGGTGGTGCTGGTCATCGCCTGTGCGAACATCGCCAACCTGCTCCTCGCTCGTGGAGCCAACCGGGCGACCGAGATGGGGGTCCGGTTGGCGTTAGGCGCCGGCCGTCGCCAGCTGGTGCGTCAGCTGCTCGTGGAGGCGCTGCTGTTGGCCGTCCTGGGTGGTATCGTGTCGCTCGTCCTGGCGGCATGGACGCTCAAGGGCATTGGGGCGATCCTGCCCCCGGAAGCGCAGTCCACGATCCGCCTGCGGATCGAGTGGCCCGTGCTCGCGTTCACGGGGGTCCTCGCCCTGGTGACCGGCTTCCTGTTCGGGTTGTTCCCGGCGCTCAATTCCACGCGCGCGGACCTGATCTCCACCATCCGCGCCGGGGCGGGCCAGATCGCCGGCGGGAGCGTGGCCGCGAGATTCCGCAACAGCCTCGTCGTGATGCAGATCGCGCTCTCCATGGCGCTGCTCACCTCGGCCGGGCTGTTTCTCAAGAGCCTGTCGAATGTCAGTCGCGTCGCGCTTGGCGTTCAGGTGGACAACATGGCGACCTTTGCCGTGTCTCCGTTGCGCGTGGGGTACGATACCCTCCGCGCGAAGGTGCTGTATGCCCGCATGGAGGACGAGTTGGCCGCGCAGCCCGGGGTGACGGCCGTCACCAGCTCCATGGTGCCGTTGCTCTCCGGCGACAGCTGGGGGAACAACGTCCGGGTGCAGGGTTTCGAGTGCCTCCCGGACGTGGATTGCAACTCGCGTTGGAACGCGATTGGGGCCGACTACTTCGCCAAGATGGGGGTAACCCCCAAGGCCGGGCGCGATGTCCTGGCCACCGATGTGGATGGCGGTCCGCGGGTCGCCGTGGTGAACCAGGCCTTCGTCGACAAGTTCAACCTTGGGCCCGACGCGGTGGGGAAGTTCATGGCGGACGGGCGAGGCGATTCGCTCACGATCCAGATCGTCGGGGTTGTCCCGAACGTGAAGTACAACGACGTGAAGCGAGCGCCGGAAGCGGTGTTCTATCGACCATGGACGCAGTCCGGGATCGTGAGTCGCATGTACTTCTACGTCCGGACGAACCTGCCGCCGGAACAACTGGTCGGCACCATGCCCAAGGTGATGGCGTCGATCGACCCGATCCTGCCGGTGGAAGACCTCAAGACCATGCCGCAACAGGTGCGCGAGAACGTCTTCCTTGATCGGATGATCTCGACCCTCTCCGCGGCGTTTGCCTTGCTGGCGACGTTGCTCGCGTCCGTGGGCCTCTACGGGGTCCTCGCGTATTCGGTCTCGCAGCGCACCCGGGAGATTGGCGTGCGGATGGCGTTAGGTGCGGACCGACGGCAGGTGCAGGGGCTTGTCTTGCGCCAGGTCGGGGTCATGACGGCGATCGGGGCCGTACTCGGCCTGGCGGGCGCCCTGGCCCTGGGTCGTGGTGCGCGCGCGTTGCTATTCGGGCTGGAGGGCCACGACCCCTGGGTGTTCGCGGGCTCGTTAGCCGTGCTCACGATGGTGGCCTTCGCGGCCGGATGGAGCCCGGCGCGTCGGGCAAGCCGGACCGAGCCGATGCGGGCGCTGCGTTACGATTGA
- a CDS encoding (2Fe-2S)-binding protein: MKVSFRVNGNPTTVDVAEDMPLLWILRDVLDLKGAKYGCGIGQCGACTVHVKGVATKSCQLPASRLSGADVVTIEGLTPDGGHALQKAWEEHDVPQCGYCQAGQIMAAAALLSRKPKPTDADIDTAMNGNLCRCGTYLRIKAAIKSAASGTAADAPAGRSGADAAHA; encoded by the coding sequence ATGAAAGTCTCCTTCCGCGTCAACGGCAACCCGACGACAGTGGATGTCGCCGAGGACATGCCCCTCCTCTGGATCCTGCGTGATGTCCTTGACCTCAAGGGCGCCAAGTACGGGTGCGGGATAGGCCAGTGCGGCGCCTGTACGGTGCACGTGAAGGGGGTCGCGACGAAGTCGTGCCAACTTCCGGCGTCACGGCTCTCAGGCGCCGATGTCGTGACCATCGAGGGGCTCACCCCTGATGGCGGGCATGCGCTGCAGAAGGCCTGGGAAGAACATGACGTTCCGCAGTGCGGCTATTGCCAGGCGGGCCAGATCATGGCGGCGGCGGCGCTGCTGTCTCGAAAGCCCAAGCCGACGGACGCTGACATCGACACCGCGATGAACGGGAATCTCTGCCGCTGCGGGACCTACCTGCGGATCAAGGCGGCGATCAAGAGTGCAGCCAGCGGTACCGCCGCCGACGCCCCGGCCGGTCGCTCCGGCGCCGACGCCGCCCACGCCTAA
- a CDS encoding prolyl oligopeptidase family serine peptidase, with the protein MKVLRLLPGLLVASSAAVAQNAVNRPPSVDEVIKSEAFVAPPDRIMDAILAPRHLNVTPGNYSPDRKWFIHQVGDGPVTMDVFSKPFHELGGLFVDFRANRNRTLTIRTDVALELRSATSNAKVTVALPQGVRISNASWSPDGKLVAFYGHTPDATHIYVSDLAGKVRQVTTKPVLATLVTQFDWTAGGGQVATVLIPDARAPQPQPPVVPMGPRVKLAEENDKNNLRTYQSLMATPHDQALLEWHATGQVALVDVNTRAVKKVGAPLMVRDLDPSPDGKYLRVTRMNKPFSYMVPVQNFGSTQEIWDAEGKVLAKIEDVPLNLGVDTARAVAAPGAGGEGPSTVGKRELTWRPDNQGLTYLEQEAPARRDTSAAAAGDSTRASRKDRVMQWMPPFGATDTKVLYESNTRIATHRYSPDLAVLFLSERQGQNTHEYAVALAEPSKRYTIARFRGDDVYGNPGSLVMARGTLGGGGGFGGGGFGGGAAAGADKRVHLSADGSSVYLSGTLYDRKPEENGPKTFIDKVNWRTGQKSRVYLSENNNVFERAVAFQDIDARQLVVTRESETTIAQAFYRNGDQLVQLTENKDYTPDVTAARKEQFTIERPDGFKFKVNVTLPTDYRPGTKVPGMFWFYPREFAGQEEYDRGARTFNKNAFPNFNPRSMQFLVRAGYAVVEPDAPIVGNAGQWNNNYENDLRNNLAAVIDSIDQRGLVDRNRIGIGGHSYGAFSTVNAMAHTPFFKAGIAGDGNYNRTLTPLSFQSERRSLWDARDSYLSMSPMLYANNLTGALLMYHGMGDQNVGTELSNSPRLFHALNGLGKTTSMYLYPFEDHGPATKETLLDLWARWSAWLDKYVKDGKKTKTVS; encoded by the coding sequence ATGAAAGTCCTTCGTCTCCTCCCCGGGCTGCTGGTCGCGTCGTCTGCGGCTGTCGCCCAGAACGCCGTCAACCGCCCACCGTCCGTCGACGAGGTCATCAAGAGCGAGGCGTTCGTCGCCCCGCCGGACCGGATCATGGACGCGATCCTCGCGCCACGGCACCTCAACGTCACCCCCGGGAACTACAGTCCGGACCGGAAGTGGTTCATCCACCAGGTCGGCGACGGCCCGGTGACGATGGACGTCTTCTCGAAGCCCTTCCATGAACTGGGCGGGTTGTTCGTCGATTTTCGGGCGAATCGCAACCGCACCCTGACCATCCGGACCGACGTCGCCCTGGAGCTTCGCTCCGCGACGTCGAATGCGAAGGTCACCGTCGCCCTTCCGCAGGGGGTGCGCATTTCGAATGCGAGCTGGAGCCCCGACGGAAAGCTGGTTGCGTTTTACGGCCACACGCCTGACGCGACGCACATCTATGTGAGTGACCTTGCGGGCAAGGTGCGGCAAGTGACCACCAAGCCTGTGCTCGCGACGCTCGTGACGCAGTTCGATTGGACCGCAGGCGGAGGGCAGGTGGCGACCGTGCTCATTCCCGATGCACGTGCGCCGCAGCCGCAGCCTCCCGTTGTGCCCATGGGTCCGCGCGTCAAGCTGGCCGAGGAAAACGACAAGAACAATTTGCGCACATACCAGAGCCTGATGGCGACGCCGCATGACCAGGCGTTGCTGGAGTGGCACGCGACCGGTCAGGTCGCCCTGGTCGACGTGAACACCCGCGCGGTGAAGAAGGTCGGCGCACCGCTGATGGTGCGCGACCTCGATCCGTCACCGGACGGGAAGTATCTGCGCGTGACGCGGATGAACAAGCCGTTCTCGTACATGGTGCCCGTGCAGAACTTTGGCTCGACCCAGGAGATCTGGGATGCGGAGGGCAAGGTCCTCGCGAAGATCGAGGATGTTCCGCTGAACCTCGGCGTAGACACTGCGCGTGCCGTGGCGGCCCCCGGCGCTGGTGGCGAAGGACCGAGCACCGTGGGCAAACGCGAATTGACGTGGCGTCCCGACAATCAGGGCCTCACGTACCTAGAGCAGGAAGCCCCTGCCCGCCGGGATACGTCGGCGGCTGCCGCCGGCGATTCCACCCGGGCATCGCGCAAGGATCGCGTGATGCAGTGGATGCCGCCGTTTGGCGCGACGGACACCAAGGTCCTGTATGAGAGCAACACCCGCATCGCGACCCATCGGTATTCGCCAGACCTTGCGGTGTTGTTCCTCAGCGAGCGACAGGGGCAGAACACCCATGAGTACGCGGTGGCCCTCGCCGAACCCTCAAAGCGCTACACCATCGCGCGATTCCGTGGTGACGATGTCTACGGCAATCCCGGGTCGCTCGTGATGGCACGCGGCACGCTGGGCGGTGGCGGTGGATTTGGCGGCGGTGGCTTTGGTGGCGGCGCCGCGGCGGGTGCGGACAAGCGGGTTCACCTCTCGGCGGACGGCTCGTCTGTCTACCTGAGTGGGACCCTGTACGACCGCAAGCCGGAAGAGAACGGACCGAAGACGTTCATCGACAAGGTCAACTGGCGGACCGGCCAGAAGTCTCGCGTCTACCTGAGCGAGAACAACAACGTGTTCGAGCGCGCGGTGGCCTTCCAGGACATCGATGCGCGGCAGCTGGTGGTGACCCGTGAATCCGAGACGACGATCGCCCAGGCCTTCTACCGGAACGGGGACCAACTGGTCCAGCTCACCGAGAACAAGGACTACACACCCGACGTCACCGCCGCCCGCAAGGAGCAGTTCACGATCGAGCGGCCGGACGGCTTCAAGTTCAAGGTGAATGTCACCTTGCCCACCGACTATCGCCCCGGCACGAAGGTCCCGGGGATGTTCTGGTTCTACCCGCGCGAGTTTGCCGGCCAGGAGGAGTACGACCGTGGCGCGCGGACCTTCAACAAGAACGCGTTCCCGAACTTCAACCCCCGATCCATGCAGTTCCTGGTCCGCGCCGGGTATGCGGTCGTGGAGCCGGATGCTCCGATCGTGGGGAACGCCGGCCAGTGGAACAACAACTATGAGAATGACCTGCGAAACAACCTGGCCGCGGTGATCGACTCGATCGACCAGCGCGGACTTGTTGACCGCAATCGCATCGGGATCGGTGGGCATTCATATGGTGCGTTCTCGACCGTGAATGCCATGGCGCATACCCCCTTCTTCAAGGCGGGCATCGCCGGCGACGGCAACTACAACCGCACGCTGACCCCGCTCAGCTTCCAGAGCGAACGTCGCAGCCTGTGGGACGCGCGGGATTCCTACCTCTCCATGTCCCCGATGCTCTACGCGAACAACCTGACTGGCGCCCTGCTGATGTACCACGGCATGGGTGATCAGAACGTCGGGACGGAGCTGTCGAATTCGCCGCGCCTTTTCCACGCCCTCAACGGGTTGGGCAAGACGACGTCGATGTACCTCTATCCGTTCGAGGATCACGGGCCGGCCACCAAGGAGACCCTCCTCGATCTGTGGGCGCGCTGGTCGGCGTGGCTCGACAAGTACGTGAAGGACGGGAAGAAGACGAAGACGGTGTCCTGA